The Euphorbia lathyris chromosome 3, ddEupLath1.1, whole genome shotgun sequence genome contains a region encoding:
- the LOC136224464 gene encoding zinc finger protein BALDIBIS-like — protein sequence MSQDGFSIPPLSTGNLITTPNPNPNPISSKRKRNLPGTPDPEAEVISMSPKSLMATNRFMCEICNKGFQRDQNLQLHRRGHNLPWKLKQRSTKEIRKKVYICPEKSCVHHDPSRALGDLTGIKKHYSRKHGEKKWKCEKCSKKYAVQSDWKAHSKICGTREYRCDCGTLFSRKDSFITHRAFCDALAEESARFTSVSAAINANYTHLNHPPQQQPPGIPQFSGVFRPDFAGPVSELLDNNTLSIDVQKPRMPIWLDQIGVASGNSNGLFPELVQNMNMNMYGSASTQAQWLMNKYQESTLQGGGMIMKEEEGKLDHVSESITSLYSNNNENQQQQRTANMSATALLQKAAQMGSTRSKNVNPTLMNPPCLPNVEANNMGNYNVTLLGHSNSNSNSMSKLSQEGEGNLTRDFLGVGGERRRPFLQEELANYAGIDLRQYNNSGHNL from the exons ATGTCTCAAGATGGGTTCTCAATCCCCCCTTTGAGTACTGGTAATCTTATTACAACtccaaaccctaaccctaacccTATCTCATCAAAGAGGAAGCGCAATTTACCTGGAACACCAG ATCCAGAAGCGGAAGTGATATCTATGTCACCGAAATCACTAATGGCGACGAATAGATTCATGTGCGAAATCTGCAACAAAGGGTTCCAGAGAGATCAGAACCTGCAACTACACAGAAGAGGACATAATCTGCCATGGAAACTGAAGCAAAGATCAACGAAAGAGATAAGGAAGAAGGTGTATATATGTCCTGAAAAAAGCTGTGTTCACCATGATCCATCAAGAGCCCTAGGTGACTTGACAGGGATAAAGAAGCATTATAGCAGAAAACATGGTGAAAAGAAATGGAAATGCGAGAAATGTTCAAAGAAATATGCTGTTCAATCAGATTGGAAAGCTCATAGCAAGATCTGTGGAACCAGAGAGTACAGATGTGACTGTGGCACCCTTTTCTCCAG GAAAGATAGCTTTATCACGCACAGAGCTTTTTGTGATGCTTTAGCAGAAGAAAGTGCTAGATTCACTTCTGTTTCAGCTGCCATTAATGCAAACTATACTCATCTCAATCATCCCCCTCAGCAGCAGCCGCCCGGAATACCCCAGTTTTCCGGTGTTTTCAGGCCGGATTTCGCGGGTCCGGTATCCGAGCTACTAGATAACAACACTCTTAGTATTGATGTGCAAAAGCCAAGGATGCCTATTTGGCTAGATCAAATTGGGGTTGCAAGTGGGAATAGTAATGGTTTGTTTCCTGAATTAGTACAAAATATGAACATGAACATGTATGGTTCAGCATCAACACAAGCTCAATGGCTCATGAATAAGTACCAAGAATCAACATTGCAAGGAGGAGGGATGAtaatgaaggaagaagaagggaaattAGACCACGTATCCGAATCTATAACTTCGTTGTATTCGAACAACAACGAGAATCAACAGCAACAACGAACAGCTAACATGTCAGCGACTGCACTTCTGCAAAAAGCTGCACAAATGGGTTCTACAAGGAGCAAAAACGTGAACCCAACATTAATGAACCCCCCATGTCTCCCAAATGTTGAAGCAAACAACATGGGGAATTATAACGTGACATTGTTGGGacattcaaattcaaattcaaattcaatgaGCAAATTAAGTCAAGAAGGGGAAGGGAATTTAACAAGAGATTTTCTTGGTGTAGGAGGTGAAAGAAGAAGACCGTTTTTGCAGGAAGAATTAGCAAACTATGCAGGGATCGATTTGAGGCAATATAATAATTCAGGGCATAATCTGTGA